The Deltaproteobacteria bacterium genome window below encodes:
- a CDS encoding HEAT repeat domain-containing protein, whose product MGLKDLFSGGGRGGKGRVDKFVKVITNPYTQSADRYHAMQQLLDDGSLEAWVGLMKRFTVVSTKSIEDEEEKGWAYRELAAKGEKVLPALKQFCIESDNVAWALRILEDVANGPQEWDIIDAMLEKHPPEYARDSKTKLQLLTHLAEIDDDRVVGILLRYLDDPDESVRYYCVEQLIDIGDETAKPNLVARLAHKDEDSVRLRGRILDGFASLGWDLSAHQEAVLANLGNEHAMSKGKIVRR is encoded by the coding sequence GTGGGCCTCAAGGACCTCTTCTCCGGTGGTGGACGCGGCGGCAAGGGCCGCGTCGACAAGTTCGTCAAGGTCATCACCAACCCGTACACGCAGTCCGCCGATCGCTACCACGCGATGCAACAGCTGCTCGACGACGGCTCGCTCGAAGCATGGGTGGGGCTGATGAAGCGCTTCACCGTGGTCTCGACCAAGAGCATCGAGGACGAAGAAGAGAAGGGCTGGGCCTACCGCGAGCTCGCCGCCAAGGGCGAGAAGGTGTTGCCCGCGCTCAAGCAGTTCTGCATCGAGTCCGACAACGTCGCGTGGGCGCTGCGCATCCTCGAGGACGTCGCCAACGGCCCGCAGGAGTGGGACATCATCGACGCGATGCTCGAGAAGCATCCGCCCGAGTACGCCCGCGACTCCAAGACCAAGCTGCAGCTGCTCACGCACCTGGCCGAGATCGACGACGATCGCGTGGTCGGGATCCTGCTGCGCTACCTCGACGACCCCGACGAGTCCGTGCGCTACTACTGCGTCGAGCAGCTGATCGACATCGGCGACGAGACCGCCAAGCCCAACCTCGTCGCGCGCCTGGCCCACAAGGACGAGGACTCGGTGCGCCTGCGCGGTCGCATCCTCGACGGCTTCGCGTCGCTCGGTTGGGATCTCTCCGCCCATCAGGAGGCGGTGCTCGCGAACCTCGGCAACGAGCACGCGATGAGCAAGGGCAAGATCGTGCGCCGCTAG
- the carB gene encoding carbamoyl-phosphate synthase large subunit, with product MPRRDDLKRILVLGSGPIVIGQACEFDYSGTQAVKALVQEGYEVVLLNSNPATVMTDPEIALRTYVAPLQPDVLDQVLAREQPHAILPTVGGQTALNLAVAASRQGILARHGVELIGATPEVIARAEDREQFKQAMIEIGLDVPRSHYCRSLAEARACLEDLGFPVIIRPSFTLGGSGAAVAYNREEFESRVQFALDESMDGEVLLEESVLGWKEYELEVMRDAVDNFVVICSIENLDPMGVHTGDSITVAPAQTLTDKEYQRMRDHAAMVVRKIGVTTGGCNIQFAVDPRTGREIVIEMNPRVSRSSALASKATGFPIAKFAAKLAVGYTLDELKNDITRVTPASFEPAIDYVVTKIPRFAFEKFPGADDTLTIQMKSVGEVMSIGRTMRESLGKAICSMEQDTYGFDIDPGCDDEELIAMLGRPHPRRLWHVGAALRRGVPLSVVHERTQIDPWFLHHIARMVELEVALEGGARGQVPALPQLREAKRNGLTDRRIAKLVGVSEEAVRTRRLQLKLQPVYKRIDTCAAEFDSGTPYLYSSYEDEDEAEVSGRRKVVILGGGPNRIGQGIEFDYCCCHAAFALREAGYETVMVNCNPETVSTDYDTSDRLYFEPLTREHVLEILDAESKSGTIAGVLVQFGGQTPLKLAKSIEAAGYRLLGTPAEAIDLAEDRERFGQLLARLGIACPRWGVARSSDEAFAVAERIGYPVLVRPSYVLGGRAMEIVGSAAALDHYMRHAVRASPDHPVLIDEFLPHATEFDVDAVGDGTDVVIAGIMEHIEEAGVHSGDSSCSLPPVNVAKAVLDDLRDITRTLGRELGVIGLMNVQYALRGNRVYVLEVNPRGSRTVPFVCKATGIPFAKIAARVAAGETLQALGARELVPDHVSVKIPVFPFRKFAGVDVILGPEMRSTGEVMGIGADFGSAFASAWIAEGTPLPTEGRVFISVTDEDKDIVVAAARKFFELGLQLVATRGTADKLEAAGMPCARMNKTTEGRPHIVDALLNGEIALVVNTSSTAADRAASFTIRRTALVQRVPYFTTISGALAAGEAIAKIKHDRRPPVMSLQELHRRPAFTPETAPVDRDGYR from the coding sequence GTGCCCCGCCGCGACGATCTGAAGCGCATCCTGGTGCTCGGTTCGGGCCCGATCGTGATCGGTCAGGCCTGCGAGTTCGACTACTCCGGCACGCAGGCCGTGAAGGCGCTGGTGCAGGAGGGCTACGAGGTGGTCCTGCTGAACTCGAATCCGGCGACGGTGATGACCGACCCGGAGATCGCGCTGCGCACCTACGTCGCGCCGCTGCAGCCCGACGTGCTCGATCAGGTGCTCGCGCGCGAGCAGCCCCACGCGATCCTGCCGACCGTCGGCGGACAGACGGCGCTCAACCTCGCGGTCGCGGCCTCGCGCCAGGGCATCCTCGCGCGCCACGGCGTCGAGCTCATCGGCGCCACGCCCGAGGTCATCGCGCGCGCCGAGGATCGCGAGCAGTTCAAGCAGGCGATGATCGAGATCGGCCTCGACGTGCCGCGCTCGCACTACTGCCGCTCGCTCGCCGAGGCCCGCGCCTGCCTCGAAGACCTCGGCTTCCCGGTCATCATCCGCCCCTCGTTCACGCTCGGCGGCTCGGGTGCCGCGGTGGCCTACAACCGCGAGGAGTTCGAGTCGCGGGTGCAGTTCGCGCTCGACGAGAGCATGGACGGCGAGGTCTTGCTCGAGGAGTCCGTGCTCGGCTGGAAGGAGTACGAGCTCGAGGTGATGCGCGACGCGGTCGACAACTTCGTCGTCATCTGCTCGATCGAGAACCTCGACCCGATGGGCGTGCACACCGGTGACAGCATCACCGTCGCGCCCGCGCAGACGCTGACCGACAAGGAGTACCAGCGCATGCGCGACCACGCCGCGATGGTCGTGCGCAAGATCGGCGTCACCACCGGTGGCTGCAACATCCAGTTCGCGGTCGACCCCCGCACCGGTCGCGAGATCGTGATCGAGATGAATCCGCGGGTCAGCCGCTCGAGCGCGCTGGCCTCGAAGGCGACCGGCTTCCCGATCGCCAAGTTCGCCGCCAAGCTCGCGGTTGGCTACACGCTCGACGAGCTCAAGAACGACATCACGCGCGTGACCCCGGCGAGCTTCGAGCCGGCGATCGACTACGTCGTCACCAAGATCCCGCGCTTCGCGTTCGAGAAGTTCCCCGGCGCCGACGACACCCTGACGATCCAGATGAAGTCGGTCGGCGAGGTGATGTCGATCGGCCGCACCATGCGGGAGTCGCTGGGCAAGGCCATCTGCTCGATGGAGCAGGATACCTACGGCTTCGACATCGACCCCGGCTGCGACGACGAGGAGCTGATCGCGATGCTGGGTCGGCCGCACCCGCGCCGGCTGTGGCACGTCGGTGCCGCGCTGCGCCGCGGCGTGCCGTTGTCGGTGGTCCACGAGCGCACGCAGATCGATCCCTGGTTCCTGCACCACATCGCGCGCATGGTCGAGCTCGAGGTGGCGCTCGAGGGCGGCGCCCGCGGCCAGGTGCCGGCGCTGCCGCAGCTGCGCGAGGCCAAGCGCAACGGGCTGACCGATCGCCGCATCGCCAAGCTGGTCGGGGTCTCCGAGGAGGCCGTGCGCACGCGACGGCTGCAGCTCAAGCTGCAGCCGGTCTACAAGCGCATCGACACCTGCGCGGCGGAGTTCGACTCGGGCACGCCGTACCTCTACTCGAGCTACGAGGACGAGGACGAGGCTGAGGTCAGCGGCCGCCGCAAGGTCGTGATCCTGGGCGGTGGCCCCAACCGCATCGGTCAAGGCATCGAGTTCGACTACTGCTGCTGCCACGCCGCGTTCGCGCTGCGCGAGGCCGGCTACGAGACCGTGATGGTCAACTGCAACCCCGAGACCGTGTCGACGGATTACGACACCTCGGACCGCTTGTACTTCGAGCCGCTCACGCGCGAGCACGTGCTCGAGATCCTCGACGCCGAGTCCAAGAGCGGCACCATCGCCGGCGTGTTGGTGCAGTTCGGTGGCCAGACCCCGCTCAAGCTCGCCAAGTCGATCGAGGCCGCCGGCTACCGCCTGCTCGGCACGCCGGCCGAGGCGATCGACCTCGCCGAGGATCGCGAGCGCTTTGGCCAGCTGCTCGCGCGGCTCGGCATCGCGTGCCCGCGCTGGGGCGTCGCGCGCTCCTCCGACGAGGCCTTCGCGGTCGCCGAGCGCATCGGCTACCCGGTGCTGGTGCGCCCCAGCTACGTGCTCGGTGGCCGCGCGATGGAGATCGTCGGCTCGGCGGCCGCGCTCGATCACTACATGCGCCACGCGGTCCGGGCCTCGCCGGATCACCCGGTGCTGATCGACGAGTTCTTGCCCCACGCCACCGAGTTCGATGTCGACGCCGTGGGCGACGGCACCGACGTCGTGATCGCCGGCATCATGGAACACATCGAGGAGGCCGGCGTGCACTCGGGCGACTCGAGCTGCTCGCTGCCGCCGGTCAACGTCGCCAAGGCCGTGCTCGACGATCTGCGCGACATCACCCGCACGCTCGGCCGCGAGCTCGGCGTCATCGGCCTGATGAACGTCCAGTACGCGCTGCGGGGCAACCGCGTGTACGTGCTCGAGGTCAACCCTCGCGGCTCGCGGACGGTGCCGTTCGTGTGCAAGGCCACCGGCATCCCGTTCGCGAAGATCGCCGCGCGGGTCGCCGCCGGCGAGACCTTGCAGGCGCTCGGCGCCCGCGAGCTGGTGCCCGACCACGTGTCGGTGAAGATCCCAGTGTTCCCGTTCCGCAAGTTCGCTGGGGTCGACGTGATCCTCGGCCCCGAGATGCGCAGCACCGGCGAGGTCATGGGCATCGGCGCCGACTTCGGCAGCGCGTTCGCCTCGGCGTGGATCGCCGAGGGCACGCCGTTGCCGACCGAGGGCCGCGTGTTCATCAGCGTGACCGACGAGGACAAGGACATCGTCGTCGCGGCCGCGCGCAAGTTCTTCGAGCTCGGCCTGCAGCTGGTTGCGACCCGCGGCACCGCCGACAAGCTCGAGGCCGCGGGCATGCCCTGCGCACGCATGAACAAGACCACCGAAGGGCGGCCGCACATCGTCGACGCGCTGCTCAACGGCGAGATCGCACTGGTCGTGAACACCTCGTCGACCGCGGCCGATCGTGCGGCCAGCTTCACGATCCGCCGCACCGCGCTGGTGCAGCGGGTGCCGTACTTCACGACCATCTCGGGCGCACTCGCGGCCGGCGAGGCGATCGCGAAGATCAAGCACGACCGCCGACCGCCGGTGATGTCGCTGCAGGAGCTGCACCGCCGGCCGGCGTTCACGCCGGAGACGGCGCCAGTCGACCGCGACGGCTATCGCTGA
- the greA gene encoding transcription elongation factor GreA: MADESFPITPAGLERLRAELKHIKEVDRPENVRDIEVAREHGDLRENAEYHAAKERQGALEGRMRFLEHRIGHAEIIDPATIKSEKVAFGATVTVLDLDTDEEIVYAIVGEDEADADKGRLSIRSPIVRALIGKVAGDAVTLHLPKGARELEVVRVEYKALT; this comes from the coding sequence ATGGCCGACGAGTCCTTTCCCATCACTCCTGCTGGTCTCGAGCGCCTGCGCGCCGAGCTCAAGCACATCAAGGAGGTCGATCGGCCGGAGAACGTGCGCGACATCGAGGTCGCGCGGGAGCACGGCGATCTGCGCGAGAACGCGGAGTACCACGCCGCCAAGGAGCGCCAGGGTGCCCTCGAGGGCCGCATGCGCTTCCTCGAGCACCGCATCGGCCACGCCGAGATCATCGACCCCGCGACCATCAAGAGCGAGAAGGTCGCGTTCGGCGCGACCGTGACCGTGCTCGACCTCGACACCGACGAGGAGATCGTCTACGCGATCGTCGGCGAGGACGAGGCCGACGCCGACAAGGGGCGGCTGTCGATCCGCTCGCCGATCGTGCGGGCGCTCATCGGCAAGGTCGCCGGCGACGCGGTGACCCTTCACCTGCCCAAGGGCGCCCGCGAGCTCGAGGTCGTGCGGGTCGAGTACAAAGCCCTGACATGA
- a CDS encoding DUF4265 domain-containing protein, with the protein MKNETASTTAFLEFILEIEDGWPPVAVECLPFLLAPGGYTAVTAPLFVKDLSVGDIIRARLEPTGNRVVSWEHISRSQHSTLWLLRVGPSLTLAPVLDDLRRLGCSTESSDALGVYAVDIPASVQLNSVDDVLARLESNAVAVAFPSLRHEACESC; encoded by the coding sequence ATGAAGAATGAGACTGCAAGCACCACCGCATTCCTCGAGTTCATTCTGGAGATCGAGGACGGCTGGCCACCCGTCGCAGTCGAGTGCCTCCCTTTCCTGCTCGCTCCAGGGGGCTACACCGCAGTGACAGCACCGCTATTCGTCAAAGACCTCTCGGTCGGCGACATCATCCGTGCGAGACTCGAGCCGACGGGGAACCGGGTCGTGTCTTGGGAGCACATCTCGAGGTCGCAACATTCCACACTCTGGCTCCTCCGCGTGGGACCATCGCTGACACTCGCGCCCGTGTTGGACGACCTCCGCCGCCTGGGCTGCAGCACGGAAAGTTCCGACGCATTGGGGGTTTACGCAGTCGACATCCCAGCGTCGGTCCAGTTGAACTCCGTCGACGACGTACTCGCACGGCTTGAAAGCAATGCCGTCGCAGTCGCCTTCCCGTCGCTGCGCCACGAAGCGTGCGAGTCGTGCTGA
- a CDS encoding leucine-rich repeat domain-containing protein — MTKTKGACPPPIERWGDYTIIWIDSENIDAHLEFMKENAVDGVGINAVRGYTASDVSFLERIPEVEGVVTVPGGRPLDASAILGLRKLRFLSLGETDFALDLDVFPDLEEYRGDCGPKFHISERSRSIRSLRLRHFRPKSRDLSDFPALPCVRELGLIQSSINSIRGLAQLRALERLELAYCRSLTTLAASAWPRLQMLECSNCRALVSYDALANVKTLRSLRLNSCGTIPSLQFISSLPELTELRFVDTDVRDGDMRPLFRLQEIAFTNKRGFSHTWQEVEREIAAKAGNGP, encoded by the coding sequence ATGACGAAGACCAAAGGAGCATGCCCCCCACCGATCGAGCGCTGGGGCGACTACACAATCATCTGGATTGACTCCGAGAACATCGACGCGCACCTGGAATTCATGAAGGAGAATGCAGTCGACGGAGTGGGCATCAATGCGGTCCGCGGATACACCGCGAGCGATGTGTCATTCTTGGAGCGCATCCCCGAGGTCGAAGGCGTGGTCACCGTACCTGGTGGCCGACCGCTGGACGCGTCGGCGATTCTAGGACTCCGAAAGCTCCGATTTCTTTCACTCGGCGAGACCGACTTCGCGCTCGATCTTGATGTGTTCCCGGACTTGGAGGAGTACCGCGGCGACTGCGGCCCCAAGTTCCACATCTCCGAGCGGAGCCGCTCGATTCGTTCACTGCGCCTCAGGCACTTCAGACCGAAGAGCCGCGACCTCTCCGACTTCCCTGCGCTCCCTTGCGTTCGCGAGCTTGGTCTCATCCAGTCGAGCATCAACTCCATTCGCGGTCTCGCGCAGCTGCGCGCTCTCGAACGCCTGGAGCTGGCATACTGTCGGTCGCTCACGACACTTGCGGCGTCGGCGTGGCCGCGTCTGCAGATGCTCGAGTGTTCCAACTGCCGGGCACTCGTGAGCTACGACGCACTTGCGAACGTCAAGACACTCCGCTCACTCCGACTCAACTCCTGCGGCACGATTCCCTCGCTGCAGTTCATCTCGTCACTCCCTGAATTGACTGAGCTCCGCTTTGTGGACACCGACGTCCGCGACGGCGACATGCGACCGTTGTTTCGTCTGCAAGAGATTGCCTTCACGAACAAACGAGGATTCTCTCACACATGGCAGGAGGTCGAGCGCGAGATTGCCGCGAAGGCCGGCAACGGGCCGTAA